CGACGAAGCTCCGATGCTGTATATCGGCGAGGAGGTCGGATCCGGCACGGGGCCGGAAGTCGATATCGCGCTGGATCCGCTGGAAGGCACGACGATCTGCGCCAAGAACCTGCCGAACTCCCTGGCCGTCATCGCCATCGCGGAGAAGGGCGCGTTGCTGAACGCGCCGGACGTTTACATGGAGAAGATCGCCGTCGGCCCCGGATACCCGGCTGGGATCATCGACATCGATGCTTCGCCGGAAGACAATATCAACGCGGTTGCCAAGGCAAAGGGCGTGCCGGTCACTGAAATCGCTGCCTGCATACTCGACCGGCCGCGCCACAGCGCCCTGATCGAGGCGGTCCGCGCGACCGGTGCCGCCATCCGGTTGATCGGCGACGGCGACGTCGCCGGCGTCATCGACACGTCAGCGCCGGAAGAAACGGGGATCGACATCTACATGGGAATTGGCGGCGCGCCGGAAGGCGTGCTGGCTGCATCGGCCTTGCGCTGCGTCGGCGGCCAGATGCAGGGGCGATTGGTTCTCGATACCGACGAAAAGCTCGCGCGCGCGGAGCGTATGGGGATCGCCGATCCGAAGAAGGTGTACAGTCACCTCGAGATGGCGCATGGCGAGGTCATCTTCGCGGCGACCGGCGTTACAGACGGCAACATGATCGGCGGCGTCCGGTTCATGCGCAATTATATCCAGACCGAAACCATTGTCATGCGCTCGTCTTCCAAGACGGTTCGCGAGATCAAGGCCCGCCACCAGGACATGGACAAGTTCTGACGATGGATTGTCCTGCCGGCGGCTTGACGTCGCCGGCTGCGCGGCTCACATAGCCGCATGAGCTCGGCACCTGCTTTTCTTGGCGTGGAGCGCTCCGCCAAGGGGCGACGCTGGATCGATCGAATGACGCCTGCCCAGGCGCAGGTGGCGCTCGATATTGCGCAGCGCCACGGCATATCCGATATTCTTGCTCGGGTAATGGCCGGTCGCGGCGTTGCGGTGGATCGCGCGCTTGAGTTCCTCGACCCGACAATCAAGTCCCTGATGCCCGATCCGCGGTCGATCACGAACCTGGAACATGCCGCTACGCGGATCGCGGACGCGGTGAACAAGCGCGAGCACGTGGCCGTATTCGGGGACTACGACGTTGATGGTGCATCCTCGGCGGCGCTTCTGGCGCGTTACTTGCGCTTTTTCGGTGTTGAGACCGAGATCTATATCCCGGACCGGATATTCGAGGGTTACGGTCCCAATCCGAACGCGATGAAGGAGCTTGGCGCGCGGGCCTCGCTGATCGTGACCGTCGATTGCGGCACCAACAGCGCGGAAGCCTTCAATGCCATCGCGGGCCGGGAAGGCGACATCGTCGTGCTCGATCATCACCAGGTCGGCGGGCCGCTTCCGGAAGTCGCGGCCGTGGTCAATCCGAACCGGGACGACGACCTTTCGGGGCTCGGGAACCTGTGTGCGGCGGGCGTCGTCTTCATGACCCTTGTCGAGGTTTCGCGGCAACTGCGTGCCAGGGGCGTTTCGCCCTTGCCGGACCTGCTGGCCATGCTGGACCTGGTGGCGCTGGCCACGGTTTGCGATGTCGTTCCGCTTACCGGCCTCAATAGGGCGTTCGTCGCCAAGGGGCTGGTGGCCGCGCGCCATCTCGGCAATCCGGGCCTGGCGGCGCTGGCCCGCGTCGCGTCGATTGGCGAGCCTCTGAATCCGTTCCACTTCGGCTTCCTTATCGGACCGCGCATCAATGCCGGCGGGCGTATCGGAAACGCCGCGCTGGGGTCGATGGTGCTGAGCGAAAACGATCCGAACCGTGCTGCCGAGATCGCTGCGGAGCTCGACAGGCTCAACAAGGAGAGACAGGCCATCGAAACGCAGATGGTCGAGGAAGCCAAGGCGGAAGCCGAGCGCGAAATGGCGTCCGGCATGCCGCCGGCGGTGGTTGTCACTTCGAGCAGGGATTGGCATCCCGGCATTGTGGGGCTGATCGCCGCCCGCCTGAAGGAACATACCCGAAGGCCGGCGTTTGCGATTGCGCTGGACCCTTCAGGCAAGGGAACCGGGTCGGGGCGGTCCATTCCCGGATTCGATATGGGGAAACTCGTTCGCGGCGCCGTGGAGGCGGGCCTGTTGGTCAAGGGCGGCGGACATGCCATGGCGGCGGGCATTACGGTCGAGCAGGAAAGGCTCGGCGAGTTGCGCGCCTATTTCGAGGAGAAGGCGGCGGCAGCCGTGAGTTCCATTCTCGATAACGAGACGCAGGCTATCGATGCCGCAATGACCGCACGGGGCGCGACCGTAGAGATGATCGGCGAGATCGAGAAGGCCGGTCCCTACGGGGCGGGCAATCCGGAACCCGTTTTCGTGCTTCCGAACCACCGGATAGCCTCGTCCGCGGTGGTCGGAAACGGGCATCTGAAACTGCGGCTGATGGCCGAGGACCGTTCGCAGCTGGATGCGATCGCGTTTCGCGCGGCGGACAGCGAGCTGGGCCGTTTCCTGTCAGACAGGAGAGGTGCGCCGGTGCATGTTGCCGGTACGCTGTCCATCAATCACTGGAATGGCCGGAGAACGCCTCAGATGCGCGTTCTCGATGCCGCGTCGTCGCCCTAGCGCCCCGTCACAAATAAGGCCCGAGACGCCTTCCCGCTTCCAGATATGTCATCGGATTGACCGCCTTCTGGTTGCGACGCACCTCGAAGTGAAGATGCGGACCGGTCGATCGGCCGGTTGATCCCGATGCGGCTATCTTCTCGCCGGCCGCGACGGTCTGGCCGGGCTTGACGTATATCCGGCTCAGATGCGCATAGCGCGTCGTCAACCCGCCTGCGTGACGGATTTCTACCATGTTGCCGTATCCGCCATTGCGGCCGGCCCTGACAACGGTGCCGGAGCCGGCGGCGTATACCGGCGATCCGGTCTTCAAGGAAAGGTCGATACCGGAATGAAAGGCTGATTTTCCGATGATCGGGTCGCGGCGATATCCGAAATTGCTGGTTAATCGATGGCCCGGGGCGGGATTGGAAATCGGAAAGGCGCGGAGCTTGCCTCGAATGTTTTCGAGCGCCTCGAGTTCCCGGTTGAGTGCCTCCAGTTCATTCTCGAAGACTTCCGGAGCCGTATCTTCCACGCGCGCAGGAATGAATGGTCCCCCGGTTCCTTCGGTTTCGGGAGCGGGTACCTGCAGCGGCAGCCCGGCGTTTCTCGCGTCGGTGACGATCTTGCGGCGAAGGGCACGGGCCGACGATGCGAGGGCGCTGATCTGATTTATCTGGTCGCTTTCAAGGTCGTCGAGCGACGAGCCGAGCCGCGAAAGCGCGATAACTGGCGTCGTGCCGTCTCCGGGCGTTTCAGCCGGGCTCTCGGCGGCCGCCTGATCGGTGCCGGCACGTACCGGTGTCTGCGGTCGGAAGAGTGTGCGTTTCGAACCGTCGGGTTCTTCGCGGATCGCCGGAACCGGGATACTGGCCGGATCGAGCCTGCCTCCTTGGGGGGCGATGCCACTCGCACGGGCCTGGTCGAGGAGGGGGGCCAACCTCGAGCTTCGCTTTGCTAGGACCGACTGGCGCGAAAGCAGTTCGGCGACCTTCGTTTCCATGAGTTGCTGGTCCAGCAGCCGATAGGAGGTGATCCGATCGACCTGAGAGCGCAATGCGGCAATGCGGTCTTCGTAGGCATGTTGCATGCGCGCCTGGCGTGCGATCGCCGCGCCCAGCATGTCGTCGCGCAATACGAGATAGCTCGTCGCAAGCAGATAGCCTACGGCGACCGCGACGAGCACTGTCGCGAACAGCGCCGCAAGCCACGGACGGACGGTAAAATGACTGATCCGGTCGCCGCGGGCGATGATTATCGTATGAGGTTCTTTGCGTTTTCCGAAGACTGCAGTGTTACTCAAGGCAAACCATCGCGAATGCTGGATATGGCGTTGCCCGATTACACTTTATTAGGGTTAACAAAGCCCTTCCGTTACGTCTTACTCCGGACCTATCGCGACATGGCGGCCGATGACAGCGAGCGGTAGAAAAGCGGTGTCAGTCCGGCTGCAGAGCGCGCCCGATCATTGAAGGGAGGCTTTATCTGCCCGTGGAAGTGATCGCGGACCAGTGTGCGGAACCGATCTGCCGCGTTCACGCCTTGCCGGACGCAGAAGAAGCGGAACCACTTGGCACCGACGGCGACGTGAGTTTTCTCGTCATTGTAGATGACATCGAGTATCGCCGCCGTCTCCTCGTCGCCGAAAGACCGCAATTTGGCGGCAAGACCCGGGGTGACATCCAGACCGCGAGCCTCGAGTACAAGGGGGACAACCGCAAGGCGGGCGACCAGGTCGCCGCGCGTGTCCATCGCTGCCTGCCAGAGGCCATCATGGGCGGGCAGGTCGCCATAGTCGGCATCAAGCGAGCGGAGGCGGTCGCGCAGGAGGGTGAAGTGACGGGCCTCGTCGTCGGCGACCTGCATCCAGTTGTCGAAAAAACTTTTCGGTATCTGCATCGACGCGAAGCGGGCGACAATGTCGAGGGCGAGATCGATGGCGTTCAGTTCGATATGGGCGAGAGCGTGCATGAGGGCAATACGGCCGCGCACGGTATTCAGCGAGCGCTTCTTCAACATGCGCGGCGGCACGAGTTCGGGGCGATCCGGCCGGCCGGGGCGTGCCGGGACCGGCGGATCGGAAGGCGTGCGCAATGACAATGTCCGTTCGCGCCACTGGGCCTGGGCGCGGCGCGTGATGGCCACCTTGTCGTTTAGGTTCGCTGCTGCGAGGGCTTCGGTCGCTGCGGCACGAAGGCTTTCCGTCATCTTCCTGGCCTCGCCGGAGTCATGCCAGTTCCCTGGCCGCGGCCAGCACTTCGGCGGCGTGGCCGGCGACCTTCACCTTGCGCCAGGCGCGTGCGATACGGCCTTCGCGATCGACCAGGAAGGTCGATCTTTCGATGCCCATGTATTTTCGCCCGTACATGCTTTTCTCGACCCAGACGCCATAGGCCTGCGCCGCGCTCTTTTCCTCGTCGGATATTAGCGTGATAGCGAGGTCATGCTTGGCGCTGAACTTCTCGTGCCGGGTCGGATTGTCCGGTGAGACGCCGAGGATGACCGCTCCGATCGTGTCGAACTCCGGCTTGAGGGTGGTGAAGTCGACGGCCTCGCGCGTACAGCCGCTGGTGTCGTCCTTGGGGTAGAAGTAGAGCACCACAATCTTGCCGCGCATGGATGCCAGGTTAACCGTCGTGCCGTCGCCGGCGGGCAGGGAGAAGTCCGGTGCGATCGATCCTTCGGCGATCTGGGTCATCGTATTTCCTTCGGATTATTGTGCATGGTTCGCGACAGCCAGCGGTATATTGTGCAAAGTGGTTCCGTCAAACCCGGTCATGTGCATCCGAAGGCACAACCGGGGGGCAGCTGGGAGCTCTACGACTGAATTGAACATCGAACGCGTTCACAAGATGAGGTTCGGTTCCGCGCGACGACGCCTAGGTTCATTGCCGTCCTCTTGCGCGCAAACGGCACCGCCGCTGCGCAGCCCGCTGTTCTCGCGCCCGCGAAGACGCCGTCGGCGGCGCTGGCTGCTGGGAAGCCTCCTGGGATTGCTCGCGGTTCCGCTGGTTCTGCTCGGCTTGCTGCAGTCGGGTCTGTTTGCACCGATCATAGAACGTGAAGCCGTCAATTCCCTTGCCGATCTGCTACCGGAAAGCCTCGAAGCAAAGATTGAAGGAGCGGAATTCGGTGTCAAAGGTTTGGACGGAATTGGTGTATCGCTCGAAAAACTGGTTCTGACCGATAAGCAATCGGGCAAGCTGGTGTTCAGCACGAATGCAATGCGTCTCGGCGTGCGAGCCATCTCCGCCTTGCGCGGAAAGCCGCAGGTACGCAGCCTCTCGCTCTCTGGTGTGGAGATCAGACTTCCAGGTCCGATCGGCAATACCGAGGGAATCCCCGCGATCTCGGAAATCCACACTGCCCTTGGTCTCCTCTTCGATTCCACGAACAGGCTCTTCGAGCAGACCACGGTCAACGGTTCTCCGGTAGGAATCGAAATCTCCGAGATGCGCTTGACGGGACCCGGCGTTCCCACAGGGGAAATTCTTGTCAAGAAGGCCGAGATCCTCGCGCGGCCGAGACAACGTGCTCTCAATGCAGAAATCAGTTTCAGGGGAGAAGACATACAGGTCTTGGCAATTCTGAGTCGCGACAGCCCGAACGACATTTCGGTATCGCTCAAGGCTGATGGCGTACCGTTGCCAATAGGTGCCTTGCGCACCCTGTTCTCAGCGGTCGAAGAAGACCATTCTCCCGGTCTCACGCATCCACCGGTCCTGGCGAGTGTCGCGTTCATCGCGCGACGCATGCCGGGGGATGTCCCTGATGAACTCACATTCGAAATCGATCCCGGAACGGTGCCGCTCAAACTGGACGAAGGCGATTTTGTCGATCTTTCGGGGCGCCTGAAATTTTCCTGGATGCCGGAAAGCCGTGTCTTGTCACTGTTGGAATCGCCGGTCCGCTTTGGCCGTTCTTCGGGGGTTCTGTCGGGTGGGATCAGGGATGTATCCGATAGCGGGATTGCAGGTGACACGCGCGACTTTCAGTTCGAAATTCTGCTGAACGATGCAATCAGCAATCCGCTGGATTCGCCGGAGCCCCCGGTGAGGTTCGCCGCGCGTTCGGTAGGCACCATCGCGCCGGAAGAGGGCAAAGCAGAGATCTCGCGTATCGAGATCAAATCTTCAGCCGGCTATGCCGAAGGCGTGGGAACACTCGATTTCACCACCGCGGTACCCAGCGCCATCTTTGCCCTATCCGTCAGCGATTTCGATCTGGCAGGCGTCAAGCAGTTCTGGCCGGGTTCGGTGGCTCGCGCCGCGCGCCGGTGGGTGCTGTCAAACCTCGCCGGCGGGCGGGTCGTCGAGGGTGATTTCCTGATCGCCGAACCACTGCGGCGGCGCGTCGAGGGATCGGACGAAAAATTGAAGGGCGACACCGAGGTGTCCTTGCGTGTCGAGGGGGTGCGCTTCGATGTCGCCGGTGACATTCCACCGGTGCGCGATGCGAATGGCAGGGTGGAGTTCAAGGACGGGGAAACTGTCATTTTGCTTGAGAGCGGTACCGCGTATCTGCCGAGTGGCCGGACTGCCGATGCCTCGGATGGTCGGCTGGTGATCCATCCCAAGGACGAGAATGGCCTGGTCTTCGCGGACATGGATGTGAAGGTTGCCGGCACGGCCGATGCGCTTGGCGAACTGATTTCGTACCGGCCAATAAATGCGAGAGAACTGCGCGACTATAGACCCGAGGAATTGTCCGGAGAGGCCGATGCACGGGTGCAGATGCGTTTCGCTCTCAATCGGCGTGAAGGGGCGCCGCCGCCGGACTGGACCGTCACGCTCGACGTCAGAAACGCCGCACTGTCAACGCCGTTCGAGGGGCGAATGCTTTCGGAAATGAGTGGCCGGATCGAGATCGATCGGCGTCGAGCCGACATTGACGTCAGTGGAAAAATCGACGGATTCCCCGCGGAAATCTCTATGATCATGCCCTTCGGGGGCGCGCAGATAGAGGCGTCCCGCGACATCCTGCTGAAACTGACCGATACGGACCGGCAAGAAATCGCACCCGGGCTTGGCGATATCGTGAAGGGTCTGACGGTGCTGAATGTAAAGTCGGGAGGAGATGACGGGCATGTCTCCATCGACGCAGACCTGAAAGACGCGGCGCTGTTCCTGCCATGGATCGGGTGGACGAAAGGCACTGGCGTTCAGGCGGAGGCGTCGTTCGATCTTGTGTCGAATGACGGGGAGACGCGGATTAGCGACTTTTCACTGGATGGCGGCAGCTTTTCAGCGCGTGGCGACATCACGACCGGTCCGTCGGGGGTGAAATCCGCCCGATTTGCCAAGGTTAGCCTCAATCCGACGGACGACATTTCGGTTTCCGTGAACCGCAAGGGGGGGCGTCTGGAGATATCCATAAGCGGTACATCGTTTGATGCGCGTGCCTTGATCCGCCACATACGCAAGGAACTAAGCGCAAAGGGAAGCGGCAAGGGAACGCCGGTCGACCTGACCGCGAAAATCGCGGAGGTCCAAGGGTTCGGCGATGAATCCTTGCGGAATCTCGAGGTCGTGATGCGCCACGACGGCACCGCGGTAACCGAGCTAACGGCTTCGGCCATATCCGCCGCGGGATTCCCGGTCAATTTTTCGCTGAGAGGAGCCCGCGGAGACCGAACCGTACGACTCGAGGCGCTCGATGGCGGGGAAGTCCTGCGCTTTCTGGACATTTACGGGCAGATTCGCGGCGGGGTCCTCACCCTGGCGCTCTCGGGAAACGGGTCGGATAGGCTGTCCGGCACGGTGGATCTCAACGACTTTCGAGTCTTCGACGAACCGAGGCTGAACGCCCTCGTTTCGACGAAAGCGGGCGAATCTGCAAGTATCAACGAAGCGATCGGGAAAGAGATCGATACACGCGAGATCAGATTCGAGAAGGCGTCTGCAACCGTTTCCCTCGCACCTTCGATCCTTGAAATCGAGAACGCCATTATTCGCGGACCCGAGGTGGGCGCGACCTTCCGAGGGACGGTCTACGACGAAAACGAGCAGATGCGGATCGCCGGCACCTTCATGCCGGCATATGCGATCAACAGCCTGCTTTCGAATGTTCCGATTGTCGGGCTGGTGCTAGGAAACGGAAGCGATCGAGCTCTGATAGGTGTGACTTTTCTCTTGGCCGGCGACGCGAAGAAACCGAAGATCACGGTCAATCCGCTGTCGCTGATCGCTCCCGGCGTTTTCCGTTCGATCTTCGAGTTTCGCTGACCGTCCTATACCGGCTTGACGAGAGCGTGCTTCTTCTTGCCCAGCGAAAGCTTGATGACACCGTCTCGCAGGTGGCTTTCGTCGAGCATCATGCGTTCGTCGGAAACAGGCTCGTCATTGACCCGAACGGCGCCGCCCTTCACGTGGCGGCGCATTTCGCCATTGGACGCGGCCAAGCCGGCCTGCACGAAGGCAGCCAGCATGCCGATCCCGGCCTTGAGTTCCGAACCGGGAATCTCGATTGCCGGAAGATTTTCGGAAACGCCGCCTTCCTCGAATGTCTTGCGCGCCGTCTCGGCGGCCTGCTCGGCCGCTTCGCGGCCGTGCAGGATGGCCGTGACCTCGGTGGCGAGGATCTTCTTCACATCGTTGATTTCCGAACCTCCCAGCGCCGAAAGCCGTTCGATCTCCTCCATCGGCAGCGTTGTGTAGAGCTTCAGGAAGCGCGAAACGTCGGCATCCTCGGTGTTTCGCCAATATTGCCAGAAGTCATAGGCTGACAGCATTTCGGGATTGAGCCAGATGGCGCCGGTGGCAGACTTGCCCATCTTCGCGCCGGACGCAGTGGTCAGCAGCGGTGATGTGAGGGCATAGAGTTGCGGCGTGCCCATCCTGTGGCCGAGGTCGATGCCGTTGACGATGTTGCCCCACTGGTCGGAGCCGCCCATTTGCAACCGGCAATCATAGCGCTGGTTGAGCACCACGAAATCGTAAGCCTGAAGGATCATGTAGTTGAATTCCAGGAAGGAAAGCGACTGCTCGCGATCAAGCCGCAGCTTCACGCTGTCGAAGGACAACATGCGGTTGACGGAGAAATGGCGCCCGACATCGCGCAGGAATTCGAGGTAGTTGATCGAACGGAGCCAGTCGGCGTTGTTGATCATCAGCGCGGGGCGTCCGCTGTCCTCGTAATCGAGATACCGGGAAAATACCCGCTTGAGAGAAGCGATGTTCTCCTCGATCTGATCCACCGACATGAGCTTGCGGGCCTCGTCCTTGAAAGACGGGTCGCCAACCATTCCCGTGCCGCCGCCCATCAGTGATATCGGGCGGTGGCCGGTCTGCTGGAACCAGTGCAGCATCATGATCTGGATCAGCGAGCCGGCGTGCAGGCTCGGTGCCGTCGGGTCGAAGCCAATATAAGCGGTAACGCTTTCCTTGCAGAGAAGTTCGTCAAGGCCCGTTTCATCGGAAATCTGGTGGATGAAACCGCGTTCGTCGAGGATACGAAGGAAATCGGATTTGTAACCGGACATGTTGCTTGCCTGCATGCTTGGGGAGGAGCGCACGGTGGTGCTCGGCGCGGCGCGGCTTTAGCATTAAAAGGCGAGTACGGACAAGGAGCAGCCGGAATGGGCATGATGCGGGCGATCGGCCTGATGAGTGGTACATCAATGGACGGAATCGACGTCGCGATGGTGGAGACGGATGGAATTCGCGTCGATCGTCGTGGTCCCTGCCTTTCCGTTCCCTATGCTGCGGACTTCCGGCGCCGCATCGAGGTCGGGCTGGCGGACGCGCAGGCGATTGGCACGCGCGAAGAGCGGCCGGGAACCCTCGCGGAACTGGAGCGGGGTCTGACGATGCACCATGCCGATGCCGTCAAGACGTTCCTGGACGAATACGGCATCGCGCAGGACAGCGTCGATGTCATCGGGTTCCACGGACAGACGGTTTTGCACCGGCCGGAAAAGGGGCTGACCCTCCAGATCGGCGATGGATCGTTGCTGGCGCGCTATACGGGCATTCCGGTGGTATCGGACATGCGCGCCAATGACATGAAACATGGTGGTCAGGGCGCGCCGCTCGTGCCTGTCTATCATGCGGCTCTGGCCATGAACCTCCCGCCTGCGCTCGAGCCGGGGTTCGGGCCGGTGGCCTTCGTCAATATCGGGGGAATTTCCAACGTCACCTTCATTGCATGCGGGCAGCCGCCGATGGCCTTCGACTGCGGGCCCGGCAATATGCTGATCGATCAGTGGATGGAGCAACAAGCGGGTGTTCCCTTCGATGATGGCGGGCGGATCGCCGGCGAGGGAAACGCGGACATGGCCGTCGTGAAGCGCTACCTGTCCGCGCCGTTCTTCGCGAAGGACGGGCCGAAGTCGCTGGACCGCGGCGATTTCACGTTGGACGGCGTGGCCGGAATGGAGCTTTCCGACGGAGCCGCGACGTTGGCGATGCTGACAGCAGCGGCCATCGTCAAGTCGGCTGAAAGGCTTGAGGTGCCGCCCGCGCTCTGGATCGTGTCAGGTGGCGGCGTGCGGAACAGGGCAATCATGGCCTCCCTGCGTGCCGTGGCGGGCCGCGGCGTCGTGATCGCGACCGCCGGCGAGGCAGGCTTCAATGCCGACATGATGGAGGCCGAAGCTTGGGCCTATCTTGCGGTTCGTTCGATGAAGGGCCTGCCGCTGACCTTCCCGACGACGACAGGTTGCGACAGGCCGGTGACAGGCGGTGTATCGTGCCGGCCTATTTGAGCCGCTTGACCGTTTCGGGCACCAGCTCGCCGCGCAGGCGGGCATCCAGGTAGTCTGCGCACTCGTCCATCAATGTCTCCATGTGATCGGAGAAGAAGTGGTTCGCACCCTCAATTGTCTTCTGGGTGATCAGAATGCCCTTCTGTGTGTGCAGCTTGTCCACCAAACCCTGAACGTCCTTCGCAGGGGCAACCTTGTCTTCCGAACCGTGAATGATCAGGCCGGATGACGGGCACGGCGCCAGGAAAGAGAAGTCGTAAGTGTTCGGCTGCGGCGCGATGGAGATGAAACCCTCGATCTCCGGTCGGCGCATGAGCAATTGCATTCCGATCCAGGCGCCGAAGGAATAGCCCGCGATCCAGCATGACTTCGAATCGGGATGCAGCGACTGCACCCAATCCAACGCGGCCGCGGCGTCCGACAGCTCGCCTGCACCGTGGTCGAACTCGCCCTGGCTGCGACCGATGCCGCGGAAATTGAAGCGCAGGGTGGTGAAGCCGCGCTTCTGGAACATGTAGAACAGGTTGTAGACGATCTGGTTGTTCATCGTCCCCCCGAACTGCGGATGGGGATGAAGAACAAGCGCGATGGGCGCGTTCTTCTCCGACGACGGCTGGTAACGGCCTTCGAGCCGGCCCGCAGGTCCGGCGAATATAACCTCAGGCATGGATGCTCCGTGTTGCTGTGAGTCGTTCGATGTCGGGCGCATGAGGCGCCGTTTCGGTTTGGTTGACGGTGGTGAACGGCATCACTATGACAAGTTCATACGGTTCCAGATTGGCAGCGTCATTGGACGCAAGGTCGCTGTCATAAGGTGTTTGGACCGGAAAATTCAAGGAAATTGATCGTTTCTTGGCTGATGGCGTCGGGAATGAAGGCCATATACCTCGATTACAACGCCTCAGCACCGCTCCTGGCCGAAGCGCGGGAGGCGATGCTGTCCGCGCTTTCAATCCACGGCAACCCGTCTTCCGTTCATGCGTCGGGACGGGCGGCAAAGGCAAGCCTGCAGAAGGCGCGGCGGCAGGTTGCCGCACTGGTGAATGCCAGACCGGACCATGTCGTCTTCACCTCCGGGGCCACGGAGGCGGCCGCGACGCTGCTCAGCCCCCGATATTCCTTCGGTCGGTCGCCACTGGCATTTTCAAAGCTTTACGTGTCGCAGGCGGATCACCCCTGCATCCTGGCCGGGGGAAGGTTCGCGCCGGAGGACGTCACCAGATTGCCGGTATCGCGAACGGGCTTGCTGGACCTGGATGTGCTGGACGATGCGCTTGCGGGTCATGACAAGGGAGCGGGACTTCCGCTGGTCGCCATTCACTGGGCGAACAACGAGACCGGCGTGATACAGCCGATTGCCGAAATTGCGACTCTCGTGAAGTCGCGAGGCGGAGTCCTGGTGGTTGACGCCGTGCAGGCGCTCGGGAGAGTTCCTGTCGATATATCAGATGGGTGTGGGGACTTTCTGATCGTGTCTTCGCACAAGATTGGCGGTCCCAAGGGCGCAGGTGCAATCGTCGCGCATTCGGACCTGATGATGCCGATGCCGCTGATATCCGGCGGAGGGCAGGAGAGAGGCCATCGCAGTGGCACCGAAGCCGTCGCCAACATTGCGGGATTCGGCGCGGCGGCCGAACTTGCTGCGCAGCGCCTCGGGGAGTTTCCCGTCTGCGCGGATCTGCGCGACCGTTTCGAACAGGCGGTGCTCGAGGTGGCAGCGGATGCCATCATTCACGGGCGCGACGCACCGCGGCTGGCCAATACCCTGTTTTTCACCATTCCCGGAGTGAAGGCCGAGACGGCGCAAATCGCATTCGATCTCGCCGGGATCGCGCTTTCCTCCGGATCCGCCTGTTCCTCCGGGAAGGTCGGCAAGAGCCACGTGCTGGCCGCAATGGGGGCGCAGACCGACGATGGCGCCATTCGCGTTTCCTTCGGGCCGGAGACGGAGGAGGGCGTTCTTGTCCGGTTTCGCGACGAACTCGGTGCGATCGTTGCGCGGGCTCGCGAGAAAAACCACCCTGCCGGGGCTTGAGAAACCGGCTTGGGGAAAACATATGTCATAAAGTCATATTTTCACTTTAGAACTTTTCAAAACTGGATTATCACCTATTTCGATTGACCGAGTGGCCGGTTCGGCGAGGACCGGGGATGTGACAAAGGAACGGAGACGGTTATGCCGGCTGTACAGGAAACGATAGATCAGGTCCGCAAGATTGACGTCGACCAGTACAAATACGGCTTCGAGACCGTCATCGAGGCCGACAAGGCGCCGAAGGGCCTATCGGAAGACATAATCCGGTTCATTTCGGCCAAGAAGAACGAACCCGAGTGGATGCTCGAGTGGCGGCTTGATGCCTATAGGCGCTGGCTGACTATGGAAGAGCCGAACTGGGCGCGCGTCGAGTATCCGAAGATCGATTTCAACGACATCTACTACTATTCCGC
This portion of the Oricola thermophila genome encodes:
- a CDS encoding M23 family metallopeptidase encodes the protein MSNTAVFGKRKEPHTIIIARGDRISHFTVRPWLAALFATVLVAVAVGYLLATSYLVLRDDMLGAAIARQARMQHAYEDRIAALRSQVDRITSYRLLDQQLMETKVAELLSRQSVLAKRSSRLAPLLDQARASGIAPQGGRLDPASIPVPAIREEPDGSKRTLFRPQTPVRAGTDQAAAESPAETPGDGTTPVIALSRLGSSLDDLESDQINQISALASSARALRRKIVTDARNAGLPLQVPAPETEGTGGPFIPARVEDTAPEVFENELEALNRELEALENIRGKLRAFPISNPAPGHRLTSNFGYRRDPIIGKSAFHSGIDLSLKTGSPVYAAGSGTVVRAGRNGGYGNMVEIRHAGGLTTRYAHLSRIYVKPGQTVAAGEKIAASGSTGRSTGPHLHFEVRRNQKAVNPMTYLEAGRRLGPYL
- the glpX gene encoding class II fructose-bisphosphatase; the protein is MNDKPNTGSRRAGLTRELSLELARVTERAAVSAARLRGRGDEKAADQAAVDAMRSELNRLAIRGTVVIGEGERDEAPMLYIGEEVGSGTGPEVDIALDPLEGTTICAKNLPNSLAVIAIAEKGALLNAPDVYMEKIAVGPGYPAGIIDIDASPEDNINAVAKAKGVPVTEIAACILDRPRHSALIEAVRATGAAIRLIGDGDVAGVIDTSAPEETGIDIYMGIGGAPEGVLAASALRCVGGQMQGRLVLDTDEKLARAERMGIADPKKVYSHLEMAHGEVIFAATGVTDGNMIGGVRFMRNYIQTETIVMRSSSKTVREIKARHQDMDKF
- the recJ gene encoding single-stranded-DNA-specific exonuclease RecJ gives rise to the protein MSSAPAFLGVERSAKGRRWIDRMTPAQAQVALDIAQRHGISDILARVMAGRGVAVDRALEFLDPTIKSLMPDPRSITNLEHAATRIADAVNKREHVAVFGDYDVDGASSAALLARYLRFFGVETEIYIPDRIFEGYGPNPNAMKELGARASLIVTVDCGTNSAEAFNAIAGREGDIVVLDHHQVGGPLPEVAAVVNPNRDDDLSGLGNLCAAGVVFMTLVEVSRQLRARGVSPLPDLLAMLDLVALATVCDVVPLTGLNRAFVAKGLVAARHLGNPGLAALARVASIGEPLNPFHFGFLIGPRINAGGRIGNAALGSMVLSENDPNRAAEIAAELDRLNKERQAIETQMVEEAKAEAEREMASGMPPAVVVTSSRDWHPGIVGLIAARLKEHTRRPAFAIALDPSGKGTGSGRSIPGFDMGKLVRGAVEAGLLVKGGGHAMAAGITVEQERLGELRAYFEEKAAAAVSSILDNETQAIDAAMTARGATVEMIGEIEKAGPYGAGNPEPVFVLPNHRIASSAVVGNGHLKLRLMAEDRSQLDAIAFRAADSELGRFLSDRRGAPVHVAGTLSINHWNGRRTPQMRVLDAASSP
- a CDS encoding ferritin-like domain-containing protein is translated as MTESLRAAATEALAAANLNDKVAITRRAQAQWRERTLSLRTPSDPPVPARPGRPDRPELVPPRMLKKRSLNTVRGRIALMHALAHIELNAIDLALDIVARFASMQIPKSFFDNWMQVADDEARHFTLLRDRLRSLDADYGDLPAHDGLWQAAMDTRGDLVARLAVVPLVLEARGLDVTPGLAAKLRSFGDEETAAILDVIYNDEKTHVAVGAKWFRFFCVRQGVNAADRFRTLVRDHFHGQIKPPFNDRARSAAGLTPLFYRSLSSAAMSR
- the bcp gene encoding thioredoxin-dependent thiol peroxidase, which gives rise to MTQIAEGSIAPDFSLPAGDGTTVNLASMRGKIVVLYFYPKDDTSGCTREAVDFTTLKPEFDTIGAVILGVSPDNPTRHEKFSAKHDLAITLISDEEKSAAQAYGVWVEKSMYGRKYMGIERSTFLVDREGRIARAWRKVKVAGHAAEVLAAARELA